A section of the Larus michahellis chromosome 1, bLarMic1.1, whole genome shotgun sequence genome encodes:
- the C1H11orf87 gene encoding uncharacterized protein C11orf87 homolog — protein sequence MSAKLSKELRLSLPPCLLNRTSATLNTSSTCITQVGQLFQSFSSTVVLIVLVTLIFCLILLSLTTFHIHKRKMKKRKMQKAQEEYERDHCTHSSNSGSQHPGMGVQGEAPQGRDSRLGRPPQDLEIQRPSPSAAPSSQQARACLDTAGAGLLQTVILS from the coding sequence ATGAGTGCCAAGCTCTCCAAGGAGTTGAGGCTGTCGCTGCCACCTTGTCTTCTGAACAGGACATCTGCCACCTTAAacaccagcagcacctgcatcACGCAAGTGGGTCAACTCTTCCAGTCCTTCTCATCCACCGTGGTTTTAATTGTCCTGGTCACCCTCATCTTCTGCCTgatcctcctctccctcaccaCCTTCCACATCCacaagaggaagatgaagaagcGGAAAATGCAAAAGGCTCAGGAGGAGTACGAACGGGACCACTGCACCCACAGCAGCAATAGCGGCAGCCAGCACCCTgggatgggggtgcagggagaggcACCCCAAGGAAGAGACAGCCGGCTGGGAAGACCCCCCCAGGACTTGGAGATCCAGCGCCCCTCTCCCTCGGCAGCCCCGAGCTCTCAGCAAGCACGGGCTTGTTTGGACACAGCTGGTGCGGGGCTCTTGCAGACGGTGATTTTGTCATGA